In Mangrovivirga cuniculi, the following proteins share a genomic window:
- a CDS encoding TM2 domain-containing protein codes for MHQRIIQEIPGVEGEEIVMINELTKDMSNESFRTFSRIYSGKRKSSELILILTIVGFFGIAGIQRIITGEIGLGILYFFTAGLCFIGTIVDLVNYKRIALEFNQKMAVESVAITQSLMRSNS; via the coding sequence ATGCATCAACGAATCATACAGGAAATCCCCGGTGTAGAGGGTGAAGAGATCGTAATGATAAATGAATTGACAAAAGACATGTCAAATGAATCATTCCGTACTTTTTCGAGGATCTATTCAGGAAAACGTAAGTCAAGCGAATTGATTCTTATACTAACAATAGTAGGATTTTTCGGTATCGCCGGAATTCAAAGAATTATCACAGGCGAAATCGGACTTGGTATTCTTTATTTTTTCACTGCTGGTCTTTGTTTTATTGGTACCATAGTAGACCTTGTGAATTATAAAAGAATTGCTTTAGAGTTTAATCAGAAAATGGCTGTTGAATCTGTAGCCATAACTCAGAGTCTTATGAGATCAAACTCTTAA
- a CDS encoding TonB-dependent receptor: MRPFYIMALLTISSAFLSLGQASMEISVVSVEDNRPVRDIKILIQNENIGFSKEITTNQQGKIRLNGLSTSGKYSLEFDGNDSFAAFYQGDLRLRSNQKASFIIALLPKKTRELEEFTVTSGGLAKINTINAEVSSELQQSDIQNLPVEGRDITRALYRLPNVTQATGFFPEAPNVSINGANSLYTNYLIDGMENNENFLGGMKFNVPVGFTQNITVLTNNYSAEYGWTGNGIFNITTKSGTNELDGEVFYLTRPGPVIDSSSPFAQRDLSGNQVKDGFMRHQFGFGIGAPLKKDKTFIYLNAEQTFDTKDNLLSSPELGVTETVRGSNRFSYFSTKIDHKWNNRVRSSLRVNAGLIDIERQGGGLEGGVSFPSAGNSQKRNSLLIALQNTYPIGGGTAETNFQYGKFKWDYATPENPDDPQVLVRNPDGQVIAVLGHPGYVFDQLENTLNFQHKQTWILENHSFKAGIEYIRSDHQLFGGGNPNGNYDVQLNQQQLDDLAGLNKGANLNVNDIPSDVEVLQYNVELRPQSFGQVQNRYSIYLEDLWSVNSDLNLTLGLRYDYDNLSAIGGSNGDYNNLAPRFNANYKLNDKISIRAGYGMFYEKILYAVVSDALQQNTTGTDYRKQLQALIDAGELPADTDIEEITFDGNLTATFDGAEVTYLDGPSPEEVTSERDAIFSGERRILNPEGFENPVTHQFNIGYQYQVKDDVLFYADLIHTRSYNLFRLRNLNAPEAYPVVYDPDFTQEDVRLRDEADITRTIPIINNSAVINGETLTGVARNVVVSESEGESRYWALNLNLIKDRSDGDFAYRLSYTLSKLENNTEDINFRALDANNFEKEWGPSINDRRHVINAMLYYYPVDGLTVSVAALIQSGQPVNRIPDGFGTTDLNGDGSSFGDAYVGNSDRYPGESRNNDRLPWSNTFDLGVQYHFDLLDNKLEFRADVFNLFNAVNYSGYSNNATQSNQIQAGAKSSNTFTFRNAAPPRQFQFGVRYLF, from the coding sequence ATGAGACCATTTTATATAATGGCCTTGCTTACTATTTCATCTGCTTTTCTATCATTAGGTCAGGCTAGTATGGAAATAAGTGTTGTATCTGTCGAAGATAACAGGCCAGTTAGAGACATTAAGATCTTGATCCAAAATGAAAATATTGGTTTTTCAAAAGAAATCACGACTAATCAACAAGGTAAAATCAGATTAAACGGATTAAGTACATCGGGTAAGTATAGTTTAGAATTTGATGGGAATGATTCTTTTGCAGCTTTCTACCAGGGTGATCTCAGATTGAGGTCTAATCAGAAAGCAAGCTTTATTATTGCCCTTCTACCAAAGAAAACCAGGGAGTTGGAGGAATTTACAGTAACCTCCGGAGGATTGGCGAAAATTAATACCATTAATGCAGAAGTATCATCAGAACTTCAGCAGTCGGATATTCAGAATCTTCCCGTTGAAGGTAGAGACATAACCAGGGCGCTGTATAGACTTCCAAATGTCACCCAGGCTACCGGATTTTTCCCTGAAGCTCCCAATGTTTCGATAAATGGGGCTAACTCATTGTATACCAATTATCTGATCGATGGGATGGAGAATAATGAGAATTTCCTGGGGGGAATGAAGTTTAATGTTCCGGTTGGTTTTACTCAAAATATCACTGTGCTGACAAATAATTATAGTGCAGAATATGGATGGACAGGAAACGGTATTTTTAACATAACGACCAAGTCAGGTACAAATGAGCTGGATGGAGAAGTCTTTTATCTTACCCGTCCGGGACCAGTGATTGATTCCTCTTCTCCATTTGCTCAAAGAGATCTAAGTGGCAACCAGGTGAAGGATGGATTTATGAGGCATCAATTTGGGTTTGGGATTGGTGCACCACTTAAAAAAGATAAAACCTTTATATACCTCAATGCAGAACAAACTTTTGATACAAAAGATAACTTATTGTCTTCTCCTGAGCTTGGGGTAACTGAAACAGTTCGCGGTTCAAACAGATTCTCTTACTTTTCAACAAAAATCGATCATAAATGGAATAATCGGGTGAGATCTTCGCTTAGAGTTAATGCAGGTTTAATCGATATAGAAAGACAGGGAGGTGGATTAGAAGGAGGAGTGTCTTTTCCCTCAGCAGGCAACTCTCAAAAAAGAAATTCTCTCTTAATAGCACTTCAGAATACTTACCCTATTGGCGGAGGAACAGCAGAGACTAATTTTCAATATGGAAAGTTTAAGTGGGATTATGCTACTCCGGAAAATCCGGATGATCCACAAGTTCTGGTTAGAAATCCCGATGGCCAGGTTATAGCTGTTTTAGGACATCCGGGCTATGTATTTGATCAACTTGAAAATACATTGAATTTCCAGCACAAACAAACCTGGATACTGGAAAATCATTCTTTTAAAGCCGGGATTGAATATATCAGGAGTGACCATCAGTTATTTGGAGGGGGAAATCCCAATGGTAATTATGATGTTCAGCTTAATCAGCAGCAACTTGATGACCTTGCCGGTTTAAATAAGGGAGCAAATTTAAATGTGAATGATATTCCCTCAGATGTTGAGGTTCTTCAATATAATGTTGAGCTCAGGCCTCAGTCGTTCGGACAAGTTCAAAATCGATATAGTATTTACCTGGAAGATCTTTGGTCAGTCAATTCAGATCTTAATTTAACACTTGGACTAAGATACGATTACGATAACCTGTCTGCGATTGGCGGAAGTAATGGAGATTATAATAATCTTGCTCCTCGCTTTAATGCAAATTATAAGCTAAATGATAAGATTAGTATCAGGGCCGGATACGGAATGTTTTATGAAAAGATCTTATATGCTGTTGTAAGCGATGCGCTTCAGCAAAATACGACTGGAACAGACTATAGAAAACAACTTCAGGCGTTAATTGATGCAGGTGAATTACCTGCAGATACTGATATTGAGGAGATTACTTTTGATGGAAACCTAACAGCAACATTTGATGGTGCGGAAGTTACATATTTAGATGGTCCTTCACCTGAAGAGGTAACAAGTGAACGGGATGCTATTTTTTCGGGAGAAAGAAGAATTTTAAATCCTGAGGGCTTTGAAAACCCGGTTACCCATCAGTTTAATATTGGTTATCAATACCAGGTAAAAGATGATGTTCTGTTTTATGCAGATCTTATCCATACACGATCTTATAATTTATTCAGGCTCAGAAACCTGAATGCTCCGGAGGCTTATCCCGTGGTTTATGATCCGGATTTTACACAAGAAGATGTTAGGTTACGAGATGAAGCGGATATTACCCGGACAATTCCTATTATTAATAATTCTGCTGTTATAAATGGTGAAACGTTAACCGGAGTAGCAAGAAATGTAGTGGTGTCAGAGTCAGAAGGTGAATCAAGGTACTGGGCGCTTAATTTAAATTTGATCAAAGACAGGTCAGATGGTGATTTTGCCTATAGATTAAGCTACACACTTTCAAAACTGGAAAACAATACTGAAGATATAAACTTCAGGGCATTGGATGCCAATAATTTTGAGAAAGAGTGGGGGCCATCAATCAATGACAGGCGTCATGTGATCAATGCTATGCTGTATTATTATCCGGTCGACGGGTTAACAGTTTCAGTGGCTGCACTTATTCAAAGCGGACAGCCTGTTAACAGAATTCCGGATGGATTTGGAACAACTGACCTTAATGGTGACGGATCTTCATTCGGAGATGCCTATGTAGGTAATTCAGATAGATATCCCGGAGAAAGCAGGAATAATGATCGTCTACCCTGGTCTAATACTTTTGACCTGGGTGTTCAATATCATTTTGATCTGTTAGATAATAAGCTAGAATTCAGAGCTGATGTGTTTAATTTGTTTAATGCCGTTAACTATAGTGGTTACAGTAATAATGCAACCCAGAGTAACCAAATACAAGCAGGAGCGAAAAGCAGTAACACATTCACCTTTAGAAATGCTGCCCCTCCAAGGCAGTTTCAATTTGGGGTCAGGTATTTATTTTAA
- a CDS encoding DUF4184 family protein: MPFTLSHTVAVLPLREIKILSLTGLIIGSMTPDFEYFLRMSLKSEFSHEFLGVFYFDLPVGIAICFIYHQLCKEFIIDNSPPYIFKRMVKFREFKWMPYFKQNALWIILSVLIGTLTHVFWDSFTHGNGLMVKVLPFLKTRIPVLDTSYPIFYMFQHISTAIGLILFFYWFSKLEKSGEKNKGSSLMTVLFLVIAVMIFVIRMIIMSENKEVKIGHVIVITISAIVYSTIISSVIHKYRLRKNPSKR, encoded by the coding sequence ATGCCATTTACTTTATCTCATACCGTCGCAGTATTGCCATTAAGAGAAATTAAGATATTAAGCTTAACAGGTTTGATAATTGGGAGCATGACGCCTGATTTCGAATATTTTTTACGAATGAGTCTAAAAAGTGAGTTTAGTCATGAATTCTTAGGTGTGTTCTATTTTGATCTTCCTGTGGGTATTGCAATTTGTTTTATTTATCACCAGCTGTGTAAAGAATTCATAATAGATAATTCACCTCCCTATATTTTTAAAAGGATGGTGAAATTCAGGGAATTTAAATGGATGCCTTATTTTAAACAAAATGCGCTTTGGATTATTCTGAGTGTATTGATTGGGACTTTAACTCACGTTTTCTGGGATTCTTTTACACATGGCAATGGATTGATGGTTAAGGTACTGCCCTTTCTTAAAACAAGAATACCTGTTTTAGATACTTCCTATCCGATTTTTTATATGTTTCAACATATTAGTACTGCTATAGGACTCATCTTGTTTTTTTACTGGTTCTCTAAATTAGAAAAATCAGGAGAAAAGAATAAAGGAAGTAGTTTAATGACAGTTTTATTCCTGGTGATAGCTGTTATGATCTTTGTAATAAGAATGATTATTATGTCTGAGAATAAAGAAGTAAAGATCGGTCATGTAATTGTTATAACAATTTCCGCGATAGTTTATTCAACAATTATCAGTTCTGTGATCCATAAATACAGGCTAAGAAAAAATCCGTCGAAGCGGTAG
- a CDS encoding ABC transporter substrate-binding protein gives MMFRNIFFVLIIILSGCDSEKQHSTDSKEISDEWNEVLNEARGKKVTWMMWQGDPYINEYVSSYVVPNVKEKFGIDLEIVSGQGNQIVSTLIAELEAGNSASELDMLWINGETFYQLRQIDALHGPFLNKLPNTDLIDFSNKFINKDFQQPIDGFECPWGNVQLALIYNKSKVDEPPKSLTELKVWMKNNPGQFTLSNDFTGITLLKSWMIGLSGNPQLFTGEFSEKVYAKYSEELWDYIREIKPYMWRGGNTFPANIAQMHQLFSNGELAFTMSNNDGEVDNKILQGLFPESSRSFVFNEGTIRNSHYLGIVEGSDNKEAAALVINFLISPEAQLHKMKPSVWGDGTVLAMNKLPDSVRVAFNSIEERKYAPDREEIYQHALEEPAPEYMIRLFEDFREKIIEE, from the coding sequence ATGATGTTTAGAAATATATTTTTTGTATTGATAATCATCCTTTCCGGGTGTGATTCAGAAAAACAACATAGTACAGATAGTAAAGAGATTTCTGATGAATGGAATGAAGTGCTCAACGAAGCCAGGGGTAAGAAAGTAACCTGGATGATGTGGCAGGGTGATCCCTACATTAATGAGTATGTTTCTTCTTATGTGGTCCCAAATGTGAAAGAAAAGTTTGGGATCGATCTGGAAATTGTCTCAGGACAGGGGAATCAGATTGTTAGTACGTTAATTGCGGAGTTGGAGGCGGGAAACTCAGCTAGTGAACTGGATATGTTGTGGATCAACGGTGAAACTTTCTATCAATTACGTCAAATCGACGCCCTTCACGGTCCATTTCTTAATAAACTGCCCAATACAGATTTGATAGACTTTTCCAATAAATTTATTAACAAAGATTTTCAACAGCCAATCGATGGTTTTGAGTGTCCCTGGGGAAATGTACAACTAGCTTTGATTTATAATAAAAGTAAAGTTGATGAACCACCGAAATCTCTTACAGAGTTAAAAGTGTGGATGAAAAATAACCCTGGACAATTTACTCTGAGTAACGACTTTACCGGGATAACATTATTAAAATCATGGATGATCGGATTATCTGGAAATCCTCAGCTCTTTACCGGTGAATTTTCAGAGAAGGTTTATGCCAAATACAGTGAGGAGTTATGGGATTATATCAGGGAAATTAAACCCTATATGTGGCGTGGAGGAAACACATTCCCGGCTAATATTGCTCAAATGCATCAATTGTTTTCCAATGGAGAATTAGCATTTACAATGAGCAATAATGATGGAGAGGTCGATAATAAAATATTACAGGGACTGTTTCCAGAATCTTCACGATCATTCGTGTTTAACGAAGGGACAATTAGAAATTCTCATTACCTGGGAATCGTAGAAGGGTCAGACAATAAGGAGGCTGCAGCTTTAGTGATTAATTTTCTGATCAGTCCGGAGGCTCAATTGCACAAAATGAAGCCTTCTGTTTGGGGGGATGGTACTGTATTGGCAATGAATAAACTACCGGATAGTGTCAGAGTAGCTTTTAATTCTATTGAAGAAAGGAAATATGCTCCAGATAGAGAGGAGATTTATCAGCATGCATTAGAAGAGCCCGCTCCTGAGTATATGATCAGGCTTTTTGAGGATTTCAGAGAAAAAATAATCGAGGAATAA
- a CDS encoding DUF2752 domain-containing protein: MNILINRIIKYNELIIWIGAVIALYIITPSGNHFTLCPLSNLGFEYCPGCGLGKGIHHILHGELNNSIDSHFLAIPALVILLNRIYKLSLKCINESYRKSPV, from the coding sequence ATGAACATTTTGATCAATCGGATAATAAAGTACAATGAATTAATAATATGGATTGGAGCTGTAATAGCTCTTTATATTATCACACCTTCAGGCAATCATTTCACTTTATGTCCGCTTTCAAATTTGGGATTTGAATATTGCCCGGGTTGTGGACTTGGAAAAGGAATACATCATATACTCCATGGAGAATTAAACAACTCTATAGATAGTCACTTTCTTGCAATCCCGGCATTAGTAATACTTTTAAATAGAATCTATAAATTATCACTAAAATGCATCAACGAATCATACAGGAAATCCCCGGTGTAG
- a CDS encoding OsmC family peroxiredoxin produces MKIKRKATAVWKGAGKTGKGTLSTQSGVLKDSNYGFSSRFEDGEGTNPEELVGAAHAGCFSMKLAFVLQENDFEAEEINTESQVILEDGAIKEVFLITKVKVAGLENDKFTEMVNDAKDNCPISKLLDAKINLEAELL; encoded by the coding sequence ATGAAAATTAAAAGAAAAGCTACAGCTGTCTGGAAGGGAGCTGGTAAAACAGGTAAAGGAACACTTTCTACCCAAAGCGGGGTTTTAAAAGACAGTAATTATGGATTTTCGTCCAGGTTTGAAGATGGTGAAGGTACAAATCCTGAAGAACTTGTTGGGGCAGCTCATGCAGGCTGTTTTTCAATGAAGCTTGCTTTTGTCTTACAGGAAAATGACTTCGAAGCTGAAGAAATTAATACTGAATCTCAGGTGATCCTTGAAGATGGAGCTATCAAAGAAGTGTTTCTAATAACAAAAGTTAAAGTAGCCGGCCTTGAAAATGATAAATTTACTGAAATGGTGAATGATGCAAAGGACAATTGCCCAATTTCAAAGCTACTTGATGCTAAGATCAATCTGGAAGCTGAATTACTTTAA
- a CDS encoding ABC transporter ATP-binding protein: MENIIEAINLKKVYGEQTALNIDSLNIKNGEIFGLAGNNGAGKTTLFSCLLDLIRPTTGEISIKDKPVNKNSEWKNITGSYLDENFLIDFLTPMEYLKFVAGSHDVNPNDMQQLLEPFQGFMGEELMNSKKYIRDLSTGNKVRVGITGAMFWSPELLVLDEPFAHLDPSSQIKLKNLLKEYNQKTNAAILVSSHDLRHVTDLCSRIVLLHEGLINKDIKTSTNTLQELEEYFSVG, encoded by the coding sequence ATGGAAAATATAATTGAAGCAATAAATCTGAAAAAGGTTTACGGAGAGCAAACTGCATTGAACATTGACTCTCTTAATATAAAAAATGGAGAGATTTTTGGTTTGGCCGGTAATAATGGAGCTGGAAAAACAACTTTGTTTAGTTGCCTTCTTGATTTGATCAGACCAACTACAGGTGAGATAAGCATCAAAGATAAACCTGTTAATAAAAATTCAGAATGGAAAAATATAACAGGTAGCTATCTTGATGAAAATTTCCTGATAGATTTCCTGACACCGATGGAATACCTGAAGTTTGTGGCAGGGTCTCATGATGTTAATCCTAACGACATGCAACAACTATTGGAGCCATTTCAAGGATTTATGGGTGAAGAACTTATGAATTCAAAAAAATATATTAGAGATCTATCGACAGGTAACAAAGTTAGGGTTGGAATTACTGGGGCGATGTTTTGGTCACCGGAACTATTGGTTTTAGATGAGCCTTTTGCTCACCTCGATCCATCTTCCCAAATAAAACTCAAAAATCTACTTAAAGAATATAACCAAAAAACGAATGCTGCAATTTTGGTGAGCTCACACGATTTGAGACATGTAACTGATTTATGTTCAAGAATTGTATTGTTACATGAAGGCTTAATCAATAAAGACATAAAAACTTCAACAAATACTCTTCAGGAACTCGAAGAATATTTCTCAGTTGGGTGA
- a CDS encoding ABC transporter permease subunit, translated as MKKSILIALFLIISGIPVVAGLVYAFLYSLGIIGVLSKGMTFQYWNEILSSGFIMSLLYSLFIGIITIIISFFLAYFIYPLFKDRFGRGQLILFVPLSIPPMVWAFFHYLIFTGGGFISRLSYQLGLINVPGDFPVLVNDNLGSIVILTHVVMAFPFFVLYFIRVHNSEKIDSLITLAKNFGASNLEAGLKVRFPILFIKSKVLLILYLVFVAGSYEVPLLLGSQSPRMITVFILDKMQRFDLSDKPVAYGSAFLYALIVLIIVLFSLKKSVKADDGRI; from the coding sequence TTGAAGAAAAGCATTCTCATAGCGCTATTTCTGATTATTTCCGGCATACCGGTGGTGGCTGGATTGGTATACGCTTTTCTTTATAGTCTGGGTATCATAGGTGTCCTCAGTAAGGGAATGACATTTCAATATTGGAATGAGATATTGTCTTCAGGTTTTATTATGTCATTATTATATAGTTTATTCATTGGGATCATAACTATAATCATTTCCTTTTTCTTAGCCTATTTTATCTATCCGCTTTTTAAAGATCGGTTTGGTAGAGGGCAGTTAATTTTGTTTGTTCCGCTGAGTATCCCGCCGATGGTCTGGGCATTTTTCCATTACCTGATTTTTACTGGGGGTGGCTTTATTTCGAGGCTATCCTACCAATTAGGACTTATTAATGTTCCCGGAGATTTCCCTGTATTAGTAAATGATAATTTAGGTTCTATCGTTATTCTAACTCATGTAGTAATGGCTTTTCCTTTTTTCGTTCTTTATTTCATCAGGGTTCATAATTCGGAGAAGATCGATAGCTTGATTACTCTGGCAAAGAACTTCGGAGCATCTAATTTAGAGGCTGGTTTGAAAGTCAGATTTCCAATTCTATTTATAAAAAGCAAAGTCTTATTGATTTTGTACCTGGTATTTGTAGCCGGATCCTATGAAGTTCCTTTGTTACTGGGCAGCCAGTCGCCAAGAATGATTACCGTATTTATCCTTGATAAAATGCAGCGCTTTGATTTATCTGATAAACCGGTCGCTTATGGATCCGCATTTTTGTATGCTCTAATTGTCTTGATTATCGTTTTGTTTTCGCTTAAGAAATCAGTTAAAGCAGATGATGGCAGAATTTAA
- a CDS encoding DUF5687 family protein, whose amino-acid sequence MLFFTLIKHRFLEALRSKVLSKNLAIMLVMAFLFIYFSSVFISLGFFLGDILRGFYPDKPILTSFFTVIVYYYLAEILLRYFLMDIPAVKFQRYILHPYKRKSLVNSVLLSSVFDLFYLFPLMIFIPFIYQYDLDNKWMIWAAFLILSTGNHFFALFLKKKGGSSPFTGIILLLFTATVIYLDSIEVLPITPFIAEYLTRATESPVLFLIILIYPVISYLVAFLWMHNHAYMDEISIKKKSNDRLTTNLSFGKKYGKIGQLMELEIRLILRNKRTKQTLFISIFFLLYGLIFYTNEIYNEQQWLLVFVAIFITSMFAMQHLQFTWSLESSYFDHLLTNPVSFSEYMEAKFRLIAAYCGGLTLLSMGYAFLNPALIYHHIAAYIFGMGILIPLYFYFATFNRKKIDLGKSASFNFQGQSGHHYLAIIPVLVGPCIIFWLISLLSSELIAWISLGLIGLIGLSLRKVIFKAIERRLENSKYLMSSGFKEN is encoded by the coding sequence ATGTTGTTTTTTACTCTTATTAAACATCGGTTTCTGGAGGCTTTACGCTCAAAAGTTCTATCCAAGAATCTGGCAATTATGCTTGTAATGGCATTCTTGTTTATTTATTTCAGCTCTGTATTTATATCATTGGGTTTTTTCCTGGGTGATATACTTAGAGGGTTTTACCCGGATAAACCGATTCTAACAAGTTTTTTCACGGTAATAGTCTATTATTATCTTGCTGAGATACTTCTGAGATATTTCCTAATGGATATACCTGCGGTAAAATTTCAGCGATATATCCTCCATCCTTATAAGAGAAAAAGTCTGGTTAATTCCGTATTACTTTCTTCAGTCTTTGATCTTTTTTATCTTTTTCCACTGATGATTTTCATACCATTTATTTATCAGTACGATCTGGATAACAAATGGATGATCTGGGCAGCATTTCTTATTTTGAGTACAGGAAATCATTTTTTTGCGCTGTTTTTGAAAAAGAAGGGAGGATCTTCGCCATTCACGGGTATTATTTTACTCCTGTTCACTGCTACTGTTATCTATCTGGATTCAATAGAAGTACTCCCTATAACTCCATTTATCGCGGAATACTTAACCAGGGCAACAGAAAGTCCGGTTCTATTTCTCATAATATTGATATACCCGGTAATTTCATACCTGGTTGCATTTTTATGGATGCATAACCACGCATATATGGATGAAATATCAATTAAAAAGAAAAGCAATGACCGCCTGACTACTAATCTTTCATTCGGCAAAAAGTATGGTAAAATTGGTCAGTTAATGGAATTGGAAATACGATTGATACTTAGAAATAAACGAACTAAGCAAACACTCTTTATTTCCATATTTTTCCTTTTATACGGGCTTATTTTTTATACCAATGAAATCTATAATGAACAGCAATGGCTCTTAGTATTTGTAGCAATTTTCATTACTTCTATGTTTGCTATGCAGCACCTGCAGTTTACCTGGTCATTGGAAAGCAGTTATTTTGATCATCTGTTAACAAACCCGGTTTCCTTTAGTGAATACATGGAGGCTAAATTCAGGCTTATCGCTGCTTATTGTGGTGGACTTACATTATTAAGTATGGGATATGCCTTTCTCAACCCTGCCCTGATCTATCATCATATCGCAGCATACATATTTGGCATGGGAATTCTTATCCCCCTTTATTTCTACTTTGCAACCTTTAACAGAAAGAAAATTGACCTGGGAAAAAGTGCCAGTTTTAATTTTCAAGGTCAAAGTGGGCATCATTATTTAGCAATTATCCCTGTTCTGGTCGGGCCTTGCATTATTTTCTGGCTGATATCTCTTTTATCATCTGAATTAATCGCGTGGATATCTCTCGGGTTGATCGGACTGATCGGACTCAGCCTCAGAAAAGTGATTTTTAAGGCCATTGAAAGAAGGCTGGAAAACAGTAAATATTTAATGTCATCTGGATTTAAAGAAAACTAA
- a CDS encoding PLDc N-terminal domain-containing protein gives MDKLLYLVGLVCMVWVIYDVWSKDRYDNVGKIIWTIAAIFFNILTAIVYAIFGRR, from the coding sequence ATGGATAAGTTACTTTATTTAGTTGGATTGGTTTGTATGGTGTGGGTGATATATGATGTTTGGTCTAAAGACAGGTATGATAACGTGGGTAAAATAATATGGACAATCGCAGCCATATTTTTTAATATTCTGACTGCGATTGTTTATGCTATTTTTGGTCGTCGTTAA
- a CDS encoding DUF2064 domain-containing protein, with translation MNYFSDNTAILFFSRTPKSESAVRIVHENRSKNRQVVGLLIESIKTKLISTGLPVYQYDESKQIGNNFSERLTNSIDDLFLKGYENVITVGSDSPELLNLDFSLVKSELEKGNAVLGPTQRGGTYLIAVPFKFWKKNEFSEIPWNTSRVFEALKDLYPDCIVKSELTEIHTYTDIIDLIKTGFENNLVLQLKRLLNPDYFQTYHTAYTPSENLFVFSERGPPQSASLHF, from the coding sequence GTGAATTATTTTTCAGATAATACCGCAATATTGTTTTTTAGCAGGACTCCAAAATCCGAGTCTGCTGTAAGAATAGTTCATGAAAACAGAAGTAAAAACAGGCAGGTAGTTGGGTTACTCATTGAAAGTATCAAAACTAAGTTGATATCAACTGGTTTACCTGTTTATCAATATGATGAATCCAAGCAGATTGGTAATAATTTTTCTGAAAGACTAACCAATTCTATTGATGACCTTTTTCTAAAGGGATATGAAAATGTGATAACTGTCGGAAGTGACAGTCCTGAACTTCTGAATTTAGATTTTTCCCTGGTCAAATCGGAACTTGAAAAAGGAAATGCAGTATTGGGGCCAACTCAAAGAGGAGGTACTTACCTGATAGCTGTTCCTTTTAAGTTCTGGAAGAAAAATGAGTTTAGCGAAATCCCCTGGAATACCAGCCGTGTATTTGAAGCACTAAAAGATTTATATCCGGACTGTATTGTGAAATCTGAGTTAACAGAAATTCATACATACACTGATATAATTGATTTAATAAAAACAGGATTTGAAAACAATCTGGTTTTACAGTTAAAAAGGTTATTAAATCCTGATTATTTCCAGACTTATCATACAGCATATACCCCCTCTGAAAATTTGTTTGTATTTTCCGAACGAGGCCCTCCGCAATCTGCATCCCTTCACTTTTAA